One Rosa chinensis cultivar Old Blush chromosome 3, RchiOBHm-V2, whole genome shotgun sequence DNA window includes the following coding sequences:
- the LOC112192735 gene encoding LOW QUALITY PROTEIN: uncharacterized protein LOC112192735 (The sequence of the model RefSeq protein was modified relative to this genomic sequence to represent the inferred CDS: deleted 2 bases in 1 codon) gives MSDHHHHQHQHHPRLHHLRSTPQLLRQASASFFSNLLTFLFLSLLIFSFRTVVENGTHLLTAFIDRDPSLKSLLSRLDLAANPTSSRSPSPLRSPRRRHRPFLQLTRVGTLDEDFFSGEDDDDSRALFGSTRKAPIFIFSHFTSKLGFNGTRVSDMARSGLSFKADQFTISNEKATHRDGGDNEEEEEEEEEKGNSETSEMDRIVDLQFFIKGLELGQRDVAALFFLVSFLSAAYGWVILGFLVTYSWVLGIVFTTVVNDLIGRFNSFIGLVWDGSRLGVKRLSGFILMRWAVRDALTQLLGLWYFGEIEDQYSFFKLFIRLKLMPFSVMPPWIRGFEKEISGFLLMWIFVDTIVAFVFAVDAWIAIVDSRKSGKEIVKEGLQLVGSMFSQALQIKCLELIFCGTSVKWGLTRVFGRSFAKVFQSTMEVYFLVAWLIFYFAARARCRDASSQGDRIGALH, from the exons ATGAGcgatcaccaccaccaccagcaccaGCACCACCCGCGGCTCCACCACCTCAGGAGCACGCCGCAGCTCCTCCGGCAAGCCTCGGcctccttcttctccaacctcctcaccttcctcttcctctccctCCTCATCTTCTCCTTCCGCACCGTCGTCGAGAACGGGACCCACCTCCTCACCGCCTTCATCGACCGCGACCCTTCCCTCAAGTCCCTCCTCTCCCGCCTCGACCTCGCCGCCAACCCCACCTCCTCCCGATCCCCCAGCCCTCTCCGGTCACCC cgccgccgccaccgcccCTTCCTCCAGCTCACCCGCGTCGGAACCCTCGACGAGGACTTCTTCTCCGGCGAAGACGACGACGACTCCCGCGCCCTCTTCGGCTCCACCCGCAAAGCcccaatcttcatcttctctcaCTTCACCTCCAAATTAGGGTTTAATGGGACTAGGGTTTCCGACATGGCCCGCTCCGGCCTCTCCTTCAAGGCCGACCAATTCACCATCTCCAATGAGAAAGCGACACACAGAGACGGCGGCGAtaatgaggaggaagaagaagaggaagaagagaaaggcAATTCGGAAACTTCAGAAATGGATCGGATTGTGGATTTGCAATTCTTCATCAAGGGATTGGAGCTGGGTCAACGCGACGTGGCGGCCCTGTTCTTCCTTGTGAGTTTCTTATCTGCTGCATATGGCTGGGTCATTCTAGGGTTTCTTGTTACGTATTCTTGGGTTCTCGGCATTGTGTTCACCACGGTTGTTAATGATCTGATTGGGAGGTTTAATTCGTTTATTGGTTTAGTTTGGGATGGGTCTAGATTGGGAGTCAAGAGATTGTCTGGCTTCATTTTGATGAGGTGGGCCGTGAGAGACGCGCTCACTCAGCTTCTAGGATTGTGGTATTTCGGTGAGATTGAGGACCAGTACTCTTTTTTTAAGCTCTTCATTAGGTTAAAGTTGATGCCTTTCTCTGTTATGCCTCCCTGGATTCGAGGTTTCGAGAAGGAGATTTCCGGGTTTCTGTTGATGTGGATATTTGTGGATACGATTGTGGCGTTTGTCTTTGCCGTGGATGCTTGGATTGCGATAGTCGATTCTAGGAAGAGTGGGAAGGAGATTGTTAAGGAGGGGTTGCAGTTGGTGGGATCCATGTTCAGCCAAGCTCTGCAAATAAAGTGCTTGGAGCTTATATTTTGTGGGACGTCTGTAAAATGGGGCCTCACTCGTGTTTTTGGAAGATCCTTTGCCAAGGTCTTTCAGTCGACCATGGAAGTCTACTTTTTGGTGGCTTGGTTGATATTTTACTTTGCAGCAAGGGCGAGGTGTAGGGATGCTAGCTCACAGGGGGATAGAATTGGAGCACTTCATTGA